Genomic DNA from Comamonas resistens:
GTCATGGCGGTAGTCTGCGGTATGGCGGCCAGCATGGTGTGCCAGTGGGTGTCGATCAGGCCAGGCATCACCAGCTTGCCCTGGCAGTCGATGACCAGGGCACCTTCCACGGTTTCTGCCGTGGAGGGCAGTGCGGCAATCTGTTTCCCTTGGATCAGCACCTGTACGCCTTGGCGCGCAGGCTTGCCGGAGCCATCAAACAAGCGCAGATTGGTCAACAAGGTTGGGCGCTCCGCATGCTGGGGCAGGCCCGGGTTGGCTTCGGCGGCTTGCAGGCCCACAAACGGCGCCATCATGGCAGCGGTGCCGCCCACGAACATGCGGCGTGACATATCGCTCATGACACGTTCATGGAGCAACTGGCACAGCACGCTGCCACAGTTGCACGATCTGGGACGAATAGACCCGGTTTTCCATGTCAGGCCTGTGTCGGCTGCGATTGCGTTGCTCATCGGCACTCTAACCTTTCCAAAATCGACAAAGAAATGTCTGGCTTCAATGTGACAAATTGACCCATTCGCTCACAATTTGATGCAGGGATGCTACACGACGAGGCCATGAAAAACGCCCCGGCGCCAAGTGGCGCAGGGGCGTGGCGGCTTGGTTGGCGATGGCTTATTCGGCGCGATGTACCAGCACGGGGATGCTGCTATTGGTCAGCACCTTCTGGGTTTCGCTGCCCAGCAAAATGCCGCTCAGGCCTTTGCGACCATGAGAGGCCATGCAGATCAGATCGCACTGAGCATCCTTGGCCTGCTTGATGATGGCTTCGCTGACCGATGCATTGGTTACACGCACAGCATTGAAGGGCACGCCTTCTGCCTTGGCAAGCTCCTCGGCGAAATGCAGCACCGTATCGGCTTCGGCCTGGGCGCTTTTTTCAAACTCCGTTGCGTCATAGGCAATCATTGCGCGTGATCC
This window encodes:
- a CDS encoding universal stress protein, which codes for MFKHVLIPTDGSKLSEAAVRTGIQLAKEQGAQVTALFVMADYQALIYGSRAMIAYDATEFEKSAQAEADTVLHFAEELAKAEGVPFNAVRVTNASVSEAIIKQAKDAQCDLICMASHGRKGLSGILLGSETQKVLTNSSIPVLVHRAE